Below is a window of Leisingera sp. S132 DNA.
CTCGGCTTGGGTGTTTTCGAGTACCTGCACAGACGGAGCTGCACGCACGGCGGCGATCAGCGTCTGCATGATCTGATCGCCGGCCTGGTCACCCTTTACTCGTACCACGCGGGCAGCAGAATGGGCAGCCTCGCGGCTCATCACATAGTTGCCCTCCGCATCGCGGTCGAAGGGCGTTCCAAGTTCGGTGAGGTCGATGATGTGCTCGCGCGCCACCCTCGTCACCATGGCAGCGACCTCCGGGTCGACCGTGCCCGCACCTGCCTGAAGAGTGTCGCCTGCATGGGCCTCGGGTGTGTCGTGTTCGGACATAGCCGCCGCGACGCCGCCTTGGGCCCAGGCTGAGCTGGAGCCTTCACCCAATGTTTCGGGAGAGATCACCAGAACCGGCCGCGGTGCCAGCTCAAGCGCGGCGTAAAGTGCGCCCAGACCCGCGCCTGCAATGACGATACGGCCGGTTTCGATCACGGATCAGATGCCCAGCTTTTGTGATAGGTCGATCATACGCTGGACTGCGACTCGGGCTTTTTCGGCGACTTCAGGCTCCACCTCAACTGGCTCGGTCATGGTGTGCAGCGACCACAGGACCTTCTCCAGGGTGATCTTCTTCATGTAGGGACACATGTTGCAGGGGCCGACGAATTCCACCTCGGGCAGATGGTCGGCGATGTTCGAGGCCATCGAGCATTCGGTGATCAGCAGCGCCTTTTCCGGCTTTTCGTCGGTCACGTATTTGACAATGCCGCTGGTGGAGCCGGAGAAGTCGGCTTCGGCCACCACATCCGGCGGGCATTCGGGGTGGGCGATCAGGCGGGTGCCCGGGTTCCATTCGCGGAAGTCGCGCAGATCCTTGGCGGTGTACTGCTCATGCACAATGCAGGAGCCTTCCCACCAGACGATGTTCTTTTCCGGCACCAGATTGGCGATGTTCTGCGCCAGGTACTGGTCCGGGGTCATGATGATGGTGTCTTCTTCCATCGCGGCAACGATCTGCGCGGCGTTGGAGGAGGTGCAGCAGATGTCGGACGCCGCCTTCACCTCGGCGGTGGTGTTCACATAGGTGACCACCGGCGCGCCCGGATAGCGGCGGCGCATTTCCGCGACACCTTCGGCGGTGATGCTTTCTGCCAGCGAGCAGCCTGCCTCCATATCCGGGATCAGCACGGTTTTGTCCGGGCTGAGGATCTTGGAGGTCTCGGCCATGAAGTGCACGCCGCATTGCACGATCACATCGGCCTCGACCTTGGTCGCCTCGATCGCCAGCTGCAGGCTGTCGCCGACCACGTCGGAAATGCCATGGTAGATCTCGGGCGTCATGTAGTTGTGCGCCAGGATCACCGCATTACGCTGTTTCTTCAACTCCAGGATCGCCGCAACATAAGGGGCATGGGTCACCCATTCGACAGGGTTCACAACGCGGTCCATGCGAGCGTAGACGTCCGCCATTTGTTCGGCCAGAGCCGGGTTGGGAGCCAGGTCATAGTGGTTGGCGAGCTGATCCCGCATGGATTGCAGGTCGAACATGGCGTATCCTCAAGGTTGCGTCAGGGATGACACTTTGGGCGGGGGTTGTTTCATGTTCATATCATCCGCGCAAGCGCGTGTGAGCGGAAACGGAGCCAAAAGCGGTGATTTGGCGCTAACAGGCGGCACAGTTTTGCGTGCTCTTCCCGGATGAAGCCGCAGGAGGCGGAGTATTCTGTCCGCGGTCTGCGGCGGTCGGTCATGATATGGTGGTCAAAGTGACCTTTTTCCAGTGGTTTGCCGTTTTTGGCTGTCCCGGCGTCCTCTCCTGTGATTTGGAACCGTAGGAAGCCATGTTAGTACGGGCTGATATTTGACCCTTGGGAGAGTGACCGGGCGCGATGAATGATCTGTGGGCAGGACTGAGCCAGGCCTTTTGGCTGCTGGTGACGCTCGACTCGGATCTGGTGGAGATCACATTGCGGTCGCTGCGGGTCACATTGACAGCGCTGGCGATCGCTTGCGCCATCGCGCTGCCGCTTGCGGCATTTCTGGCGGTGCGCCGGTTCCGGATGCGCCGGGCTACGATTGCAGTGCTGAATGCGCTGATGGGCCTGCCTCCAGTTGTGGTCGGGCTGGTGGTCTATGTATTTCTGTCCAGGGCCGGACCGTTTGGTGTTTTTGGCCTGCTGTTCACGCCCACAGCCATGATCATCGCGCAGGTGATCATCGTGGTGCCGCTCGTGGCCTCGGTTGCGCACCAGAGCTTGCGAGAGTTGTGGAGCGACTACCACGACCTGCTGATATCGATGAACGCTACCCAGTTCCAGCGCATCCAGGCGCTGTTGTGGGATGGGCGCAGGGCGCTGCTGACTGCGGCCCTGGCCGGCTTTGGCCGCGCGATCGGCGAAGTAGGCGCGATCATGGTTGTTGGCGGCAATATCGACCACGCAACGCGGGTGCTGACCACGGCGATTGCGCTGGAAACCGGAAAGGGTGAGTTTGCAATGGCACTGGGCCTGGGCTTCGTTCTGATTGCGCTGGCGATTGCGGTCAACCTGGCGATCCACTGGCTTGGCCGCACTGAGAGCGAGGGGCGCTGGTGATGCAGATGTTCCCGCTAAAGGCCAAGGCTGCCCAGGTGCGCCGCCGCGGCAAGGTGTTGGTCGGCCCGGTTGACCTGACGCTGGGCGGGCAGGGCACCTCGATCATCATTGGTCCGAACGGCGCAGGTAAGACCACGCTGCTTAAGATGCTGCATGGTATTGTGCGTATGAATGGCGGTAGCCTGGAATGGGCCTGCCCGCTGGAGGAGGCGCAGAAGAAACAGGCCTTTGTGTTTCAGGCCCCAGTGATGCTACGGCGTTCGGTGATTGAAAACATCGCTTATCCGCTGCGGCTGACGGGCAAAAGCCGGAGCCAGGCCCGCTCGCGGGCTGCGGACTGGGCTGCCCGTGTCGGCTTGGGTGAAACTCTGGAGCGTCAGGCCACCATGCTGTCAGGGGGAGAACGGCAGAAGCTGGCGCTGGCCCGTGCGCTGGTGTGCGAGCCGCAAGTGCTGTTTCTGGATGAACCCTGTGCGGCGCTGGACGGCAGGGCCACGCGCGAGATCGAGGAAATTCTGGCACATGCCGCCGGCAGCGGAACCCGTCTGATCATGTCCACCCACAACATGGGCCAGGCTCGGAGGCTGGCGGATGAAGTTATTTTTGTCCTGCAGGGCCGCATCCACGAATTCAAACCGGCGGTGAAGTTCTTCGCTGGGCCGGAAACCGCGCAAGCGCGCGCGTTTTTGAATGGAGATATTGTAGAATGAAA
It encodes the following:
- the nadA gene encoding quinolinate synthase NadA, encoding MFDLQSMRDQLANHYDLAPNPALAEQMADVYARMDRVVNPVEWVTHAPYVAAILELKKQRNAVILAHNYMTPEIYHGISDVVGDSLQLAIEATKVEADVIVQCGVHFMAETSKILSPDKTVLIPDMEAGCSLAESITAEGVAEMRRRYPGAPVVTYVNTTAEVKAASDICCTSSNAAQIVAAMEEDTIIMTPDQYLAQNIANLVPEKNIVWWEGSCIVHEQYTAKDLRDFREWNPGTRLIAHPECPPDVVAEADFSGSTSGIVKYVTDEKPEKALLITECSMASNIADHLPEVEFVGPCNMCPYMKKITLEKVLWSLHTMTEPVEVEPEVAEKARVAVQRMIDLSQKLGI
- a CDS encoding ATP-binding cassette domain-containing protein, with the translated sequence MQMFPLKAKAAQVRRRGKVLVGPVDLTLGGQGTSIIIGPNGAGKTTLLKMLHGIVRMNGGSLEWACPLEEAQKKQAFVFQAPVMLRRSVIENIAYPLRLTGKSRSQARSRAADWAARVGLGETLERQATMLSGGERQKLALARALVCEPQVLFLDEPCAALDGRATREIEEILAHAAGSGTRLIMSTHNMGQARRLADEVIFVLQGRIHEFKPAVKFFAGPETAQARAFLNGDIVE
- a CDS encoding ABC transporter permease — protein: MNDLWAGLSQAFWLLVTLDSDLVEITLRSLRVTLTALAIACAIALPLAAFLAVRRFRMRRATIAVLNALMGLPPVVVGLVVYVFLSRAGPFGVFGLLFTPTAMIIAQVIIVVPLVASVAHQSLRELWSDYHDLLISMNATQFQRIQALLWDGRRALLTAALAGFGRAIGEVGAIMVVGGNIDHATRVLTTAIALETGKGEFAMALGLGFVLIALAIAVNLAIHWLGRTESEGRW